ATTTGCAGCAGGGGAACATACTGGAGCATATCTTGAGTCGGTTGGCGTGAATATGAACTTTGCGCCAGTGCTGGATGTAAATGTAAATCCAGAATCTCCAGTTATAGGTGCCATAGAGCGTAGTTACAGTGCTGATCCTTCTAAGGTTGCTACGTACGGGCATGCTTTTGCTCAGGGCATGGCACGCCATGGTATCATTTCAGGATATAAACATTTCCCCGGGCACGGAAGTTCTCTTTCAGATTCCCATAAGGGTTTGCCTGACGTAACAAAGACGTGGTCAAAGGATGAACTTATTCCTTATGCTGAACTGTTAGGAAAAGAACCGTTGCATGTCCTTATGGTAGGACACCTGTATAACCGTAAACTTGATGCGGATACGCCGACGTCATTATCATATCCCGTTATAACAGAAGTGCTTCGTGACCAGCTTGGATACGACGGTGTTGTTGTGACTGATGATCTCCAGATGAAGGCCATAACAAATGAGTATCCTATAGATGAAGCCGCAGTGAAAGCCGTACAGGCTGGGAGTGATATTCTGCTTGCAGGGAATAATTTGGTATATGATCCACAAATAGTCTGTAAGCTTGTGACCGCTCTTACATGGGCAGTGCATAATGGGGAACTACCGATTGAACGGATTCGTCAGTCTTATGAACGAATTATGAAGCTTAAACGTGAATCGGGGCTGTTTGTGGAAGAGGCTTTGAAAGAATAGCGATCTGCATAATAACGATTTTGAACAAGCTGTTATACAATAAAAGGGTGGAGATTCAACTCCACCCTTTTATTTTTATGTACGGTGCTGACGGTCAACTTATTTAGTAGCGTGAAGAAAGCTATGTTTCTTGCAGGGAGATGTGTTGTTGACGAAGGACGTTTTTTGCTACGTTATGTTTCAAGTTAGCGATGCATTCTGTTTTAGTAAAATCTTGCAGGAATGCAAGGTGCGGTAGG
This sequence is a window from Halodesulfovibrio aestuarii DSM 17919 = ATCC 29578. Protein-coding genes within it:
- a CDS encoding glycoside hydrolase family 3 protein, with the translated sequence MPKILAYCVLLILLATQSFAMQATELQSPEVSLKTMIGQMIMVGFRGEGATTARVLLRDIKEHQIGGVILFDKDCLRPQAVRNIISKEQVHDLISALQDVSTIPLFVAIDQEGGRVSRFKPSHGFAGTPSAQKLGELPVSETFAAGEHTGAYLESVGVNMNFAPVLDVNVNPESPVIGAIERSYSADPSKVATYGHAFAQGMARHGIISGYKHFPGHGSSLSDSHKGLPDVTKTWSKDELIPYAELLGKEPLHVLMVGHLYNRKLDADTPTSLSYPVITEVLRDQLGYDGVVVTDDLQMKAITNEYPIDEAAVKAVQAGSDILLAGNNLVYDPQIVCKLVTALTWAVHNGELPIERIRQSYERIMKLKRESGLFVEEALKE